A part of Bacteroidota bacterium genomic DNA contains:
- a CDS encoding HTTM domain-containing protein, whose product MSMPGSGTELQTALRPTGDGAVSAVASVRSPLTANALRERLIKPSDPLVLGLFRIAFGVVMALSALRFLWLDWGAALYVEPVTRFAYPGFGWVPRPSAAVLDAVLWTQVAAALGFAVGRGAKAWLALFVVSFTYVELLDATTYLNHYYFVSALGLLMLLLPMNAALVPGRASWRVPAWTLGALRVHVGLVYFFAGVAKLHPDWLIDAQPLRIWLAARGGMPVIGPVLDLAWMPWAMSWAGAVFDLSVAFFLWNRRARPWAYAVAFAFHAATYVLFNIGVFPFVMMVAALVFFEADQWRWLFARLRSPRLTHLNGGQAVPLTNEGDSSKSVAPTGAEAMRTGGAFALVAVLLTLQLVVPLRHWLYPGDRFWTEEGYRFAWHVMVASKTGHATFLVRDPATDRRWTILPSDDLTAFQEKEMAVQPDFIWQYAQHVERRFQAVGYDDVEVRAEVYVNLNGRDSRLLIDPDVDLTAVGRHVVTPTPWIYRGDP is encoded by the coding sequence ATGAGCATGCCTGGATCCGGGACTGAACTCCAGACCGCCCTGCGCCCGACCGGCGACGGGGCGGTTTCGGCTGTGGCCTCCGTTCGCAGCCCTCTCACTGCCAACGCCCTGCGCGAGCGGCTGATTAAACCGTCGGACCCGCTCGTCCTCGGCCTCTTCCGCATCGCCTTTGGCGTCGTGATGGCGCTGAGCGCGCTGCGGTTCCTCTGGCTCGACTGGGGCGCGGCGCTCTACGTGGAGCCGGTGACGCGCTTCGCCTACCCAGGATTCGGTTGGGTGCCGAGGCCGTCGGCGGCCGTGCTGGACGCGGTGCTGTGGACGCAGGTGGCGGCGGCGCTCGGCTTCGCGGTCGGGCGCGGCGCGAAGGCATGGCTCGCGCTCTTCGTGGTGAGCTTCACCTACGTCGAACTGCTCGACGCGACGACCTACCTGAACCACTACTACTTCGTCTCGGCGTTGGGGCTGCTGATGCTGCTCCTCCCGATGAACGCGGCGCTCGTGCCGGGACGTGCGAGTTGGCGCGTGCCTGCGTGGACGCTCGGCGCGCTGCGGGTGCACGTTGGGCTGGTCTACTTCTTCGCGGGCGTGGCGAAGCTGCACCCCGACTGGCTGATCGACGCGCAGCCGTTGCGGATCTGGCTGGCGGCGCGCGGCGGGATGCCCGTCATTGGTCCGGTCTTGGATCTGGCCTGGATGCCCTGGGCGATGTCGTGGGCAGGGGCGGTGTTCGACCTCTCCGTGGCGTTTTTCCTCTGGAACCGCCGCGCGCGGCCGTGGGCGTATGCCGTCGCGTTCGCCTTCCACGCGGCGACGTACGTGCTCTTCAACATCGGCGTCTTCCCGTTCGTGATGATGGTCGCCGCGCTCGTGTTCTTCGAGGCGGACCAGTGGCGGTGGCTGTTTGCTCGGCTTCGCTCCCCCCGCTTAACACACCTGAACGGTGGTCAAGCTGTCCCCCTCACGAATGAGGGGGACAGTTCGAAGAGCGTAGCGCCGACAGGCGCGGAGGCGATGAGAACGGGGGGAGCGTTTGCCCTCGTCGCGGTCCTCCTGACGCTCCAACTCGTCGTTCCGCTGCGGCATTGGCTTTATCCCGGCGACCGCTTTTGGACCGAGGAGGGCTACCGTTTTGCCTGGCACGTGATGGTTGCGTCGAAGACCGGGCACGCCACCTTCCTCGTCCGCGACCCCGCGACCGACCGCCGCTGGACGATCCTCCCAAGTGACGACCTGACCGCATTCCAGGAGAAGGAGATGGCCGTCCAGCCCGACTTCATCTGGCAATACGCCCAGCACGTCGAGCGCCGCTTCCAGGCCGTCGGCTACGACGACGTCGAGGTGCGCGCCGAGGTCTACGTGAACCTCAACGGCCGCGATAGTCGCCTTCTCATCGACCCCGACGTGGACCTCACCGCAGTCGGGCGGCACGTCGTCACGCCCACGCCGTGGATCTATCGCGGAGACCCGTGA
- a CDS encoding carboxypeptidase-like regulatory domain-containing protein produces the protein MLRLFVLLAALCSLGVTSEMVRAQSVEGVVTDAATGSPLPGATVVLDKTSQGTAADRDGRYKLEVRVGTVTLVFSATGYAATERSVEVSEGATVRLDVALEASVEALGEVTVEAAGSLAGGVRGVLDVPGSVTVLGPEALRRYGDTDVHRLLADVPGVTVQEEDGYGLRPNIGIRGTVADRSRGVTLMEDGVLIAPAPYASPAAYYFPATGRLDGIEVRKGSAQVAYGPYTTGGAINLVSASIPATRALRLDVRGGTDAARTLHARAGAGDLQLGPFRLGVLGEVFADGVDGFKRIEDFSGASPVGVSDETGYDLWSLHGKARLSIAPAPDVFHALELKGTYDNQLSNTTYLGLTPDDFDAAPFARYASTGRDQFDSDYALGYLRYVGLFGERFDVKATLYTTRFSRVWTRLDRVSDGQGDDLDTDQDNVNDTDELIPVNAILADPVSFADELAIARGTATGALSNGLLVVNDNARDFWTVGLDIVLGVRPGRVAGFDIDATLGLRLHRDNGDRLQTANGFSYEGAENASLVLTAPGVPGDAGNRIDRARALAAFAEVALERGPLTLTPGLRLELVGLEREDFGAADPDRQGTPATRSNTVTALIPGLGVQVEALRGVTVFGGLHRGFAPPSSAPGVEAEESIVTELGTRIQRGAAFSAQVVGFGTWYDNLLGSDTASSGGSGTGDLFNGGAARVVGAEASVDLDPLAFDRSGTLRLPLRLAYTFTDARFQSDFRSSFLPWGVVREGDRLPYVVPHVLTFGAGIATEAVRLDVRANWHAETRDRAGQGTIPEEERVDARLVIDLTGEAALPFTPGGARLSAYATVRNLTDALYVASRRPAGLRPGLPRTFLLGLRAAL, from the coding sequence ATGCTTCGCCTCTTCGTTCTCCTCGCCGCGCTGTGTAGCCTCGGCGTCACCTCCGAGATGGTTCGCGCTCAGTCCGTCGAGGGCGTCGTGACTGACGCAGCGACAGGGTCGCCGCTGCCGGGTGCCACGGTTGTGCTGGACAAGACGAGCCAGGGGACCGCGGCAGACCGCGACGGGCGTTACAAGCTGGAAGTCCGCGTGGGCACCGTGACGCTCGTGTTCTCGGCGACGGGCTACGCCGCAACGGAACGCTCTGTCGAGGTTTCCGAAGGAGCGACGGTACGGCTCGACGTGGCGTTGGAGGCGTCGGTGGAAGCGCTGGGCGAGGTGACCGTCGAGGCAGCCGGCAGCCTGGCGGGGGGCGTGCGCGGCGTGCTGGACGTGCCGGGGTCGGTCACGGTGCTAGGCCCCGAGGCGCTGCGGCGCTATGGCGACACCGACGTGCATCGTCTCCTCGCCGACGTGCCGGGCGTGACCGTGCAGGAAGAAGACGGCTATGGCTTGCGGCCCAACATCGGCATCCGGGGCACCGTCGCGGACCGCTCGCGCGGGGTGACGCTCATGGAGGACGGCGTGCTGATCGCCCCCGCGCCCTACGCCTCGCCCGCGGCCTACTATTTCCCCGCGACAGGCCGCCTCGACGGCATCGAGGTGCGCAAGGGCTCGGCGCAGGTCGCCTATGGGCCGTACACGACCGGCGGGGCCATCAACCTCGTCTCGGCATCGATTCCGGCGACGCGGGCGCTGCGTCTCGACGTGCGTGGCGGCACCGATGCGGCGCGGACGCTCCACGCGCGCGCGGGGGCGGGGGACCTTCAACTTGGGCCGTTCCGGCTCGGCGTGCTCGGCGAGGTCTTCGCCGACGGCGTGGACGGCTTCAAGCGCATCGAGGACTTCTCGGGGGCGTCGCCCGTGGGCGTGTCTGACGAGACGGGCTACGACCTGTGGAGTCTCCACGGCAAGGCACGGCTGAGCATCGCGCCCGCGCCCGACGTGTTCCACGCGCTCGAACTCAAAGGGACCTACGACAACCAACTCTCCAACACGACCTACCTCGGCCTCACGCCCGACGACTTCGACGCAGCTCCGTTCGCCCGCTACGCGTCGACGGGCCGGGATCAGTTCGACAGCGATTACGCGCTTGGCTACCTCCGCTACGTCGGCCTCTTCGGCGAGCGCTTTGACGTCAAGGCCACGCTCTACACGACCCGCTTCTCGCGCGTCTGGACGCGCCTCGACCGCGTCTCCGACGGGCAAGGCGACGACCTCGACACCGACCAGGACAACGTCAACGACACGGACGAGTTGATTCCCGTCAATGCGATTCTCGCCGACCCGGTCTCTTTCGCCGACGAACTCGCCATCGCCCGCGGCACGGCGACGGGCGCCCTGTCGAACGGCCTCCTCGTCGTCAACGACAACGCGCGCGACTTCTGGACCGTCGGCCTCGACATCGTCCTCGGCGTGCGTCCGGGTCGCGTCGCCGGCTTCGACATAGACGCGACGCTTGGGCTGCGGCTCCACCGGGACAACGGGGACCGGCTGCAGACGGCCAACGGCTTCAGCTACGAGGGGGCGGAGAATGCCTCGCTCGTCCTCACGGCGCCGGGCGTGCCGGGCGACGCAGGCAACCGGATCGATCGGGCACGAGCACTAGCGGCCTTCGCGGAGGTCGCGCTCGAACGCGGGCCGCTCACGCTCACGCCCGGGCTGCGGCTCGAACTCGTCGGGTTGGAGCGCGAAGACTTCGGCGCCGCCGACCCCGACCGGCAGGGCACACCCGCGACGCGGTCCAACACCGTAACTGCTCTGATCCCGGGCCTCGGCGTGCAGGTTGAGGCGCTCCGGGGTGTCACCGTCTTCGGTGGTCTCCACCGTGGCTTCGCGCCGCCGTCGAGCGCGCCGGGCGTCGAGGCGGAGGAGAGCATCGTCACCGAACTCGGGACGCGCATCCAGCGCGGTGCGGCGTTCTCGGCGCAGGTAGTTGGCTTCGGGACGTGGTACGACAACCTCCTCGGCAGCGACACGGCCTCCTCGGGCGGGAGCGGCACGGGCGACCTCTTCAACGGCGGTGCGGCCCGCGTGGTCGGCGCCGAGGCGTCGGTCGACCTCGACCCGCTGGCCTTCGACCGATCTGGAACGCTGCGGCTGCCGCTGCGGCTCGCTTACACCTTCACCGACGCGCGCTTCCAGTCCGACTTCCGCAGCAGCTTCCTGCCGTGGGGCGTCGTGCGCGAGGGCGACCGCCTGCCCTATGTGGTCCCGCACGTGCTCACCTTCGGCGCGGGCATCGCCACGGAGGCAGTCCGCCTCGACGTACGTGCCAACTGGCATGCCGAGACGCGCGACCGGGCCGGGCAGGGGACGATCCCCGAAGAAGAGCGGGTGGACGCGCGGCTCGTGATCGACCTCACCGGGGAGGCGGCGCTGCCCTTCACCCCCGGTGGTGCGCGCCTGTCGGCCTATGCGACGGTCCGCAACCTCACCGACGCGCTCTACGTCGCCTCACGGCGTCCAGCGGGCTTGCGCCCAGGCCTGCCGCGCACGTTTCTCCTCGGCCTCCGCGCCGCGCTGTAG
- a CDS encoding DUF2480 family protein produces the protein MDLVNRVAQSDIAVYDLAALWDGAPVVSFDLAPYLVRGLVLRERDFRQAMKDYGWPQHDGQHVAVSCSTDAIIPTWAYMLVASKLDGIARSVAFGSEQDLVRDHFVRALEAEDWSAYAGKPVVIKGCGGTIVPTHAYLVATQKLQGVAKKLMYGEPCSSVPIWREKKATPATNAATRSVGVTKPGGVAKPAGLSGVRPVALAPPAKTEG, from the coding sequence ATGGACCTCGTCAACCGCGTCGCGCAGAGCGACATCGCCGTCTACGACCTCGCCGCACTGTGGGACGGCGCGCCCGTGGTGTCGTTCGACCTCGCGCCGTACCTCGTGCGCGGGCTTGTTCTCCGCGAGCGCGACTTCCGCCAGGCGATGAAGGACTACGGCTGGCCGCAGCACGACGGCCAGCACGTCGCGGTGTCCTGCTCCACCGACGCCATCATTCCGACGTGGGCCTACATGCTCGTCGCCTCCAAGCTCGACGGTATCGCGCGTTCCGTCGCCTTCGGCAGTGAGCAGGACCTCGTCCGCGATCACTTCGTCCGTGCGCTCGAAGCGGAGGACTGGAGCGCCTACGCGGGCAAGCCGGTCGTCATCAAGGGCTGTGGGGGCACCATCGTCCCGACGCACGCCTACCTCGTGGCGACGCAGAAACTGCAAGGGGTGGCCAAGAAGCTGATGTACGGCGAGCCATGCTCGTCCGTCCCGATCTGGCGCGAGAAGAAAGCGACGCCGGCTACGAACGCCGCCACGCGGTCGGTCGGCGTGACCAAGCCTGGTGGGGTAGCCAAGCCCGCCGGGCTGTCCGGCGTGAGGCCGGTCGCCCTCGCTCCTCCCGCGAAGACCGAGGGCTGA
- a CDS encoding ribonucleotide-diphosphate reductase subunit beta → MQAPDFVLDRARDKHWTRYQKAKKLAWDPQHFDLAQDQADWARLDETERHGVLGAVALFLGGEEAVAADLAPLLVRLRRRPEYETACYFLASQIWEEAKHAEFFSRWLTEVAGNPDLAPYTSNNATRLFDEVLPANLDAVLTDESDEALVRAITTYHVVIEGMLAESGYHGFYRSFEANEILPGLVKGIRHIQRDEARHIAFGLDLLRAAFQRSPNTRAVFEETIEEHFDTALGIVADYFAPFGEANPFGLTAMEQLEFAASQLTKRQAALSS, encoded by the coding sequence ATGCAAGCCCCCGACTTTGTCCTCGACCGCGCCCGCGACAAGCACTGGACGCGCTACCAGAAGGCCAAAAAGCTCGCCTGGGACCCGCAGCACTTCGACCTCGCGCAGGACCAGGCCGACTGGGCGCGGCTCGACGAGACGGAGCGGCACGGGGTACTCGGCGCGGTGGCCTTATTCCTAGGCGGGGAGGAGGCCGTCGCGGCCGACCTCGCGCCGCTGCTCGTGCGGCTGCGCCGACGCCCGGAGTACGAGACCGCGTGCTACTTCCTCGCCAGCCAGATCTGGGAGGAGGCCAAGCACGCCGAGTTCTTCAGCCGGTGGCTCACCGAGGTGGCGGGCAACCCTGACCTGGCACCTTACACCAGCAACAATGCCACGCGGCTCTTCGACGAGGTGCTGCCCGCCAATCTCGACGCCGTCCTCACCGACGAGAGCGACGAGGCGCTCGTTCGCGCCATCACGACCTACCACGTCGTCATCGAGGGCATGCTCGCCGAGTCGGGCTACCACGGCTTCTACCGCAGCTTCGAGGCGAACGAGATCCTGCCGGGCCTCGTGAAGGGCATCCGGCACATCCAGCGCGACGAGGCGCGGCACATCGCCTTCGGCCTCGACCTGCTCCGTGCCGCGTTCCAGCGGAGCCCCAACACCCGCGCCGTGTTCGAGGAGACCATCGAGGAACACTTCGACACTGCGCTCGGCATCGTCGCCGACTACTTCGCGCCGTTCGGCGAGGCCAACCCGTTCGGCCTCACGGCGATGGAGCAGTTGGAGTTCGCGGCGAGCCAGCTCACGAAGCGGCAGGCGGCGCTGTCGTCGTGA